In the Silene latifolia isolate original U9 population chromosome 1, ASM4854445v1, whole genome shotgun sequence genome, TTTCTAAAAGTCCACTACCATCACTTGAAGATGAATCTTCTCGCAGGTTTTGAAGCTTTTTAAACTGACGTATGAAATCTGCACCATCAAAATCTACAACTTCATTGCCCACAATGATCAGCTCCTCTTCAATGGGAGAATTCAAAAGTCGTACTAGCTTGCGGCTCACCGAACCCTTATAGGGTAATACCCACCATGATATATTCCTCTTCCTCAAGGCACTAGTTATCTGATCATGTAACAACTTTGGGTCCGAGTTTTTAGCACTAGAGAGACAACACACAACCACAATCTCAAATTCAATGTTATTAGCTTTACAGACTTCATACAACTCTTGAAGCATAGGTATGGATTCCCCACAAAAGCACAAGTACACACCAACGAGCTTCTTTTGCAGTTGATTGATAGACATCTTCTCATAATAATTCGCACCTCCCGGGTTCTCTGCGGATGAGCAGTCAAACAGTTGCTCAAGGGACTGAACATTCCGTGATTTGCCATATTCTTCAGCCCATTTTTTCAGAATGTCTTCTTTACTGAAAGGAAATGTGTCTACCCCATAGCGACTCACATCATACAAGGTTTTGTGCCATATAACCTTCCTTTCATCCGCACGCAGAAATAGACCTTGCGGAGTATTTGAAAACCCGAGTGAACAGCATATATAGTCACGAGAGTCTGAGTCCCAGAAGGGAACCACAAGGCACGATGAAGGGAAGCCAGACAACATGTGTCTGAAGCTTGACTCATCAGCTTCAAAATCCCTGCCCATCTTCAAGACCAAGACCATCTCAAAAGTATCACCGTACTCATCATACAACTCAGAGCAGATGTCCGAAACACCTCTATATACCAATGAAAATCTGCTATGGAAATAAATGGGGCAGCAAAGGCAACAAATCATAACCCATTTTTTATCCCTAAGACGCTCGACTTCAAATTGAGTTTCACAACCATCATTGCGAACCAGGTACTGCCTGTTATCAGCTGAGAGGAAGGAAATGACATCAAAATTACTAGTGTCGATATTGGCAATTCTTTCGTAGATCGCTTTTGGGTATTCTGCATCCTCTTCGAACACAGCGATATAATCAGTTTTGGACGCTAAATATTGGTTTCGCTCATCCTCATCAACACAGTCATAAAAGTCGTGCATTTCTGATGATTTCATTCTCCCACTAACTGGAAGACCCGGAAAGAAGTACTCTTCTCCAAGCAAAGGAAAAAGGGCCTTGAGGTGATTTCGGGATTCAACAGTATACTTGTAAACATTACTTGCAGCATACATCACCTTGCTCCCTGCataataattaaattaagttattAAAATAACAAGTCTAAGAACAAACGACAAGACGGAAAATTGTCATATATCAAATCGGCTTATATTTTCTCAACCTCTGGATCAACAAAACATGGTTGTTTCCCCATATTGACATATCAAGGCTGGCCATTGGGAACAGAATCAAATGACGCAAATAGAAGTCCCCTAACGGTACATAGTGTACCTGAAAGACAGAGACTCTACTCTGTCCATCAAAACATGTTGTGATTATGTTTCTGAGAAACTGAGACACCGATGAAAGGAAGTTTACCCAAAAGAACAGTTAAGACACACCGAGTAACTGATACCGTGAAACAtctaaataagagataaaataaaTGACACTATTATGGAGGCTAGAGATTACCAGCTAATTCTGCACTCATCTCGTTGTGCAGATTATTGCTCAAGGGGAAATCTGGGCAGGAAGAACATACAAGCAGTAGAGCACATATAGAAGAAATACGGCCATCTTTCCCGAAAGCAATAATAGTACTACATTTGTCACCCTTTCCAAATATTGTCCTTGTCACATAATCAGAGTGATTAGGGTCCCAAGGGTATACCAACCATGGCATTTCACAAGAATTTCCAATGTCTGGGATTGATGACGTATCTAACCCAACAAAGACCATTTCAAAATTAGGATCGAGTGCCTTCGTTTGACAATAAGAGAAGAGTTTATCGAAACAATTGCGAGAATGGTCCTCTGCACAGTGAAGATAGAGAAAAACAGTTTTGCCGTGAAGCGCTGCGACAGGAACCCGATGAGTAAACCCAGAACCCATCCAGAGAACATAACCTAGTGAGCTGTAAACCAACAATGACTCGAGGGTTACTGCCTTAAGCCTCTTCACTTCTCTATTAACCAGGATCTGGCTAGAGAAGGGATATGCACTTGCACCATGGTGGCGTATGACTGCTTCACCATGAGGTTCCACATACTCACATTTGGGACCGAAAATTATTAGCCGATCATCCGCATCTTGGTGAAAGAGCCGCGAGAGCCTTCTGCTTACCCAGTTAATGAAAGGGAACACCCACCAGGATATATTTCGCTCTTTCAAAATAGAATTGATCAAGTCTTGGAAAATTTGAGGGTCGCCAATGTCATTGAAAGGCATGTAAACCAGGAGAATCTCAAACTCTAGGCCCAATTTACAGCAATTTTTATGAACATTATCGAGTGTAGGTATCAAATTTCCCGTTTGGCACAGGTACAAACCAACACACTTATCCTCAAGATCAAGAATTGTCACTTCTCCTGAGCCGCCTCCTGGATTCTTACTGAGAGATGTTGAATAGCTAGGGAAAGTTAAGGGAAAGGAGCTCAAAAATTTATTAATGGTACGCCAAGATTTGGAGGACAATGCGGTTTCTTCGCGCTGGGAAATCAACGAGAGCCACTCGGAAGTAAAGGGAAAGGCGTCAACTCCATATTTGAACAAAAAGTCAAGAGGTTTGTGCCACTCCACCGTTTTGGCTCGATTTACCAACAAACCATGGGGATAACAGGCAAGGGGCATGGCGTCTCCTAATCTACGGGTGTATTTGGGAGTTAGACAGAATGAGGGGAAACTGGAAATGAAGTCAGACAAGGCAGTATATTGATCGTCACAGTCAGCGAAACAGTCAACAAATATAATAAGTTCGAAAGCACCAAAGTCATGCATCTCAGAAGATACCAGAGATACGGCCTGCGCAACAGCAACAGCGTGTGACGGAAGAGGCAGACTGAAAAAACATAGCATCACCACTTTTCCGTTCATAACATCATAAACATTAACAATTTCATTGTCATTGCGAATCAATGCTGAACATTCACCGGTACGATCAGTTAAGAACCTTGCGAGATCAAAAGGAGTTCCTCTCATTAAAAACGATGGTTGTTCTTCCTCCATGACTGCCGCTTATCCTCAATttaatcaaaataaacaaaatcaatatcaatatcaattTAGAAATAAATGATGATTCCTAATTCAAATCAAATAAAATTAGAAAAGAGAGagacttaataataataaaatcaaACCTGATAAATCAGGTTGCTGGCTAAACACGATCTTTCTTCGACGATTCAATTCACACCCAAACCCTagcttttttttctcttcttcaaATTTCCTCCCTTTTTTTTGTAGAAGTATATGTAATAACTAATCCTACTAGTTTTAGTTTGGTAACTTAGGGTTTTAAGCTGAGAATTCATGGATTTGAGATAAATACCTGTGGAGATAAACTACAGATCGGGTAGAGATGGTAGAAGGGACGACTGAAGGAAATAATTTCATGGAGGTGAAAGATTGCTTGGGTTTTGATTTAATTGACTGGTCTTATGATAAGAGACCGTCTTATCAAATAATTTATGCATGCGGGTTTTGGCGGGTCTTGCCCCACGCCCGCTCCAAGTGGGGCGGGTGCGGGTAACGATTTGATGGGTCGTGGGGTGGGGATGGGTTTCAAAAGTGTCATTCGTCGCGGGTCGTGGGGCGGGGGTGGGTATAACGTGAGACTCGCCCCGCCTCGCATGTCCCCGCTGTGCTGATTCCCGCCTAGATAGCACCAATACGGAtacggacacggacacgtgatacggcatcccatgaaatttaggacacgggacacgatatttaaatttaataaaaaaaacatattttatggttataaataacgtatgattttatttttataatataTTTGATACTAAATTTAGATAACTGAAGGTAAAATTCGACCTTAACTATAACTAATTCTCATTTCTCACCCAAACCAATCTTGTAATCAATCTCTTTTGACAATTTATTCCTCATCTAAACGGTAACATTTTTTGGCGtatgtccgacgagtgtcgggtgTCCGGTTGTcggacacggtgtcggacacgggacggttagttaggaggagtgtccgcgCTACCTAGATTCCCGCCTCACTCATAAACCTAGACAAATTTGTGTACTAGTTAATTAAATGCTAATGCTCAAACTATTTCGTGATTTGAAAATTTtgtgtaatagttaattaaatgttAGACCATTTTGTGGAAACTTATTTGTATAAAACTAACATGTTTTAGATTCAAgatttatattttttaaaaatattttgtGAGATAGGTAATTTGGCGGGTCAACGGATCCCCGCGGGGCGGGGAAACGTTCAACCCGCTGCGGATCGCGGGGCGGGTGTAGGTACGCATTATAGTTCGCGGATGCGggttacccctcctccgcacccaCCCCGCCCCATTGACATTCCTAGTAACCAGGCCATATATTAATGTTGTGGGGTTGATTTGCTATATTTCTCATTTAACGTTATAATGAACATGTATGGGGAACCACTACGAGCTAGGCAGCACCAAAATGGACATGGACACGTGATACGACTttccatgaaatttaggacacgggacacgctatttaaatttaataaaacatatattttattattataaataacgtatgattttatttttgtaatgtgtttgatattaaatttaaataagtgaaggtaaaatTTGACCTTGACTATTACTAATTCTCATTTCTCACCCAAACCAATCTTCTAATCAGTCTCTTTTGACATTTTTTCGCTCGTCaaaattataacatgtttaggcgTGTATCCGACTAGTGTCGGGTGTCTGACACGGGACGGCTATGTCGGCTATGTATAAGGAGTGCTCGTGCTACCAAGACTACGAGTATAATAACTGTATAAGGACTAATGTAGGGAAGACGAAACAATTCCCTATCACGATTAAACTGCATCAAGATTCTACTCTTAGCCCTTTGTTATTTGCTACTTTTATGTAATACCCCTCCCTTCTATGAGCTACACTCGATCGAGATCGAGTGAGAggagacactcggccgagtgccttcctactcgatcgagtggatcaaCCTAGTGCAGCTTGTGACCAGGTTCATAACTAGGTCACACTCGGCCTAGGGACATATTTACTCTAGGGCACTCGACTGAGTGAACCGGGTCTGGGCCCAGTTTTTACGTTGGCCTTATATTCCGTGTTGCCGTTTTGGGGTTCATATATATAACATGTGAACAACAATTTCCTTCAACCCTAAAACCATCTTTCTATACCTCTCCCACTTATCTCTACAATTTACTCTCCTCAAATCTTAGACCTACACTTTATTTGGAGGAATTTTGGAAGAGTGTTTACATAATCTTGTTCCTCATCACCTAGTGAATAACCTCATACCTTTACTTTTGTAATTTCCATACTTTCATTTAAGAtaccaaaaccctaaaatttaggTGTTTTGGTAATAGGTCATACTCAATCATGTACATGATTTACTTAATCATGGACATAATTGACCATTTCACCCCTATAATTTTTACACCCATCTCCACTCTCAACCCAAacccaccacccaccaccccgtCCAAACCATCCAACCACCTCACTGTCCCTCCTGATGCACCACCTCCCGCCAGTCAAACGCACCCCATGTCCTACATGCTAAGATCCGCCCTCATATCCCCACTTACCTCAGACCATACCGTCCCCACCCACCTAAACCCGACGACGGCAACCACTTCGCCATCCACCCAGAACTGCCCATTCCTCATCCCAACCTACCTAGACCCGCACGCCCCCTCTTTGACATTGCCCAGATTCTGACCGCCAAGATCCTCTCACGACCACCTGAAAACTCATTTAATCGTCCGCACTGCCCTTGTCCTTCCGCCACCATTAGTGCGGCCCTCTTCAACCATCAGCCCCCATCTCTGCCACCCTCACCTACCCCACAAACCCTATTTTTCATTATCCCCAATTTTATTAAccctaatttaatttattcaacTTAATTTGATACAAAACAATTAACAAAACTAATGATGTTAGAATTCTtgttaatatgataaataaaatcaATGATTAAACAATTTGTTGAGATTTTATTAATCATCCTATATAGTATATACTAACagaataaaaattatgaaaaaatttccctccaaaatacatttcattaaattaggaaataaataaaattttctttcattaaacCATTATCCTTACATTAAACTATAATCTCTTCATTAAACTCTAATTATAATCTTTTTAGTTGAAATAAAATATGGTTTGagaattagaaaataaaatcattaaCACACACATTTTATGACATTACCCAGTTATTTCGATTTGTTTTACCGGTTAATTTTTTTTGGATAAAAACTAAATGAACGGCTAGTATGATtatattatttatcatatttgattttattaacaacGTCGTCAGTTAATGTTGATATTTTTAGTGGATGTAGTGGTATAATATTATTTTGAAAAATAAAGTTAACAGAATAATTTGAGTAAATATAATATTACATCATTCAAGTTAAAACTATTGAAGTTTATCTTTTCCAACTCTTAATATTATATAAATATTATCAATAGTTgattttattattaattttttctAATGGAGTTAAGCAAATAACAACTGTTATAATCTCTAACACTCTCATATAAAAAATCGTACATTTGTacgagaaaatttataaattgaaatcatttgTTTGTGGTAAAAAAAACTACATTTAAATACATATTTTATGACTTTACTcaattctttttattatttttcgatttcaattttttatccttattaaaatattaaaatatgaaaatatgataATGTGTCAATtataaatctataaataatacattatAAACTAAATGATCTAGAAATACCGTGCATGCATGCGCGTGATTTATACTAGTTTTGAGAGTAAGAGTAAAAGAGAGAATTTGTTTCTTTGTTTTTAGATTAACGACAATGTGTGGAAAAATTATGGCAAAAAGTCCATGATTGAGTAATGACGTTTGGTAATTGGTTAGAACTAGTTTTTAACCCGTGAAATTCATGGGTCTGCTTTTAACCTTTTAAATTTATATAGTTAATTATAACTAACATATATAATGATTTAGTTTAGGATAAATTGATAATTTATACCTACTGTAAAGCATTTTCGGTATAGGTTTTGAAAGGAAATTAATAAGGGCCATCAAATATTGTGCTCTTTTATAAATTCAAAAACATAATAAAGACAACCAATAAATATTAAGTTACTATTCAAAAAGTCTGAAAGTTGAGCTAAAAatttaaatttgatttaatttaCTGAAGAGGTATCTCTCTGTCCAAGTAAATAGATTGTGAGAGGGAAATAAATCAGGTGTAAATTATTGACGGAGACATAGGGAATTTACATATATGAAAACATATAAGTAAATACACAAAATAAATGAGGTGATAAATAAATtgtacaaaagaaaaaaaaatgaaaattagcaAAGAAAAGAAACCCACACGGCCACACATAAAAAGGGAAGAAGCACACAATGGATGGAACAGACATTGAACATAACAAAAGTGAAAGAGAGTGATTCGCTCGTATAAGAAATTTATACTGGTATTTGAGGAGCGTTTTTGGTTAAGGGAATTAGTTGGGATTTAGCATAATTTTCCTTGATTTGAGCATGTAACAGTAATTTTGGAAGGAATCGTCATGATTTTATTCTGTTTCATTTCGAACATGGAAGATTCTATATTCTAATCCAATTCCATATGCCATATTCTGTTTTCTTTTTCCAATTAGTTAATTGACTTTTTTTTTCAATAGTCTAACTACTCTAATATCATGACACGTCATATCGAGAGAGAAAATTGAGATGCCATGTCAGCGAATTAGCAACTGTATTAGAGAAATATATGATGATTATGAGTAATTAAGGATAATTATTATCATTTAATGTTAGTAATAATTAACGTACATGCATATTCTTGTATTAGAACATGTTTGTGATAGATTACACCATAATTGTTGTAGGTGGAGACTTCATAGAAGAGGGGTTTTGAGTTCTTGCTTGTTGTTGCTTACTTTTGTGAagaattgctaaaaggtaggatttttctactcggtttcaatattatgATTGCTTGTATGTGATGGTGAATATTATtcaattgggtgtccttgagaatattggtaattagggtttactTAATTGTTCATTATGATGGTGGTGTTGGATTGAGTGGGATTGGATGTGGTGATTGGTGTTGTTTAGCGAGCAGGTGTTTGTGGGACATCAACCTCGCGCCTtgagatcacttcttggaaggaCCCACCCCcaaggaggatgtgcacattaagggtcCGAGTTAATGGGTTCGTGTTGCTATGCAAACTCGGTATTCCGTGTTGCGATATTAATACATCGAGCCGCGGTCCGACGGATAATGACGGTGTTGCAGTGCCGTCATTGTGAAGgtggagatagtagagtagattGTAGAGATGGTTGAGCGAGGTGACTTCATTTTGACCAAATAATTATTTTTTATTGGTTGAACTTTTCCAATAGCCGTAGGAATCATTATTTTTAATACATTCTCCATATTCAGTCACAAATTTCAGGCACTAAAACACAATTTTAAGTCAAAAATCAGACGACACCAGAATGGAATGGGTGCTGAAGATTATCATTCAAGGCGATAAAATGAAATCCGAGGTATTTAGCTTCATATCCATCCATAATAAAACCAGTTTCCCGAATTCCACCCATCCGAATTAATGTAACCCAAAGTTGAATACCAGAATTACCTAGCAACCAGTCAAACATTTAGCATATTAATAAGGGTAACAACAACTATGCATGCTGATGATCGATCACCAAACTAATCACTTAATCAGCACCGATCAATGCCATTGCTCAAAATAACAGGGTGGGAAGAATGTCAGTGTAGTGCAGCAAGTGCGGTCACATTCAAACACGATATCTGCTCTTAAATTCTAAAATGACACTTTCTAAATGTCCACTACCATCACTTGAAGATGAAACTCGTCTCATTTTTTCACGCTTTCCAAACTGACGTATAAAATATGCACCATGGGGATCTACAACTCCATTGCCCACAATGATCAACTCCTCTTCAATGGGTGATCTCAAAAGTCGTACTAGCTTGCGGCTCACCGAACCCTTATAGGGTAATACCCACCATGATATATTCCTCTTCCTCAAGGCACTAGTTATATGCTTCTGGAACACCTCCGGGTCCGAGTTTTTAGCACTAAAGAGACAACAGACTACCACAATCTCAAATTCAATGTTACTTGCTTTACAGACTTCATACAACTCTTGAAGCATAGGTATGGATTCCCCACATAAGCACACATACACACCAACGAGCTTCTTTTGCAGTTGATTGATAGACATCTTCTCATAATAATTCGCACCTCCCGGGTTCTCTGCGGATGAGCAGTCAAACAGTTGCTCAAGGGACTGAACATTCCGTGATTTGCCATATTCTTCAGAATTTTTTTTCAGAATGTCTTCTTTACTGAAAGGAAATGTGTCTACCCCATAGCGTTTCATATCATGCAAGGTTCTGTGCCATATAACCTTCCTTTCATCCGCACGCAGAAATAGACCTTGCGGAGAACTTGAAAAGCCGAGCGAACAGCATATAAAGTCACGAGATTCTGAGTCCCAGAAGGGAACCACAAGGCACAATGAAGGGAAACCAGACAACATGTGAATGAAGCTTGACTCATCGGCTTCAAAATCCCTACTCATCTTAAAGACTAAGACCATCTCAAAAGCATCACAGTACTCATCATACAACTCGGAGCAGATGTCCGAAACACCTCTATATACCAATGAAAAATTGCTATGGAAATAAAGGGGGCAGGAAAGGCAACAAATCATTACCCATTTTTTATCCCGAAGACGCTCAACTTCAAATCGAGATTTACAAACATCATTGCGAACCAGGTACTGCCGGTTATCAGCTGAGAGGAAGGAAATGACATCAAAATTACTAGTGTCGATATTGGCAATCCTATCGAAGATCGCCTTAGGGTACTGCGCATACTCTTCGTTCACAGCGATATAATCAGTTTTGGACGCTAAATATTGGCGTCGCTCATCGTAATCAACACAGTCATAAAAGTCGTGCATTTCTGATGGTTTCGTTCTCCCACGAACTGGAAGACCAGGAAAAAAGTGCTCTTCTCCAAGCAAAGGAAAAAGTGCCTTGACGTGATTTCTGGATTCGATAGAATGCTTGGAAAGATTACTTGGAAAAGCATGCACCACCTTACTCCCTGCataataattaaattaagttattAAAATAACAAGTCAAAGAACTAACGACAAGACGGAAAATTGTCATATGTCAAAACCGCCAATATTTTCTAAATCCCTGATGAAAGGAAGTTTAGGGAAAAGAACAGTTAAGACATACAGAGTAACTGATACCGAAAACCATTTAATAAGCGATAAAATAAATGACACTATTAGAGGCTAGAGATTACCAGCTAATTCTGCACTTATCTCATTGTGCAGATTATTGCTCAAGGGGAAATCTGGGCAGGAAGCACATACAAGACGTAGAGCACATAGAGAAGAAATACGGCCATCTTTCCCGAAAGCAATAATAGTACTACATTTGTCACCCTTTCCGAATATTGTCCTTGTCACAAAATTAGAGTGATTAGGGTCCCAAGGGTATACCAACCATGGCATTTCACAAGAATGTCCACCGTCTGGGATAGATGACGTATCTAACCCAACAAAGACCATATCAAAATTAGGATCGA is a window encoding:
- the LOC141592347 gene encoding uncharacterized protein LOC141592347; translated protein: MEEEQPSFLMRGTPFDLARFLTDRTGECSALIRNDNEIVNVYDVMNGKVVMLCFFSLPLPSHAVAVAQAVSLVSSEMHDFGAFELIIFVDCFADCDDQYTALSDFISSFPSFCLTPKYTRRLGDAMPLACYPHGLLVNRAKTVEWHKPLDFLFKYGVDAFPFTSEWLSLISQREETALSSKSWRTINKFLSSFPLTFPSYSTSLSKNPGGGSGEVTILDLEDKCVGLYLCQTGNLIPTLDNVHKNCCKLGLEFEILLVYMPFNDIGDPQIFQDLINSILKERNISWWVFPFINWVSRRLSRLFHQDADDRLIIFGPKCEYVEPHGEAVIRHHGASAYPFSSQILVNREVKRLKAVTLESLLVYSSLGYVLWMGSGFTHRVPVAALHGKTVFLYLHCAEDHSRNCFDKLFSYCQTKALDPNFEMVFVGLDTSSIPDIGNSCEMPWLVYPWDPNHSDYVTRTIFGKGDKCSTIIAFGKDGRISSICALLLVCSSCPDFPLSNNLHNEMSAELAGSKVMYAASNVYKYTVESRNHLKALFPLLGEEYFFPGLPVSGRMKSSEMHDFYDCVDEDERNQYLASKTDYIAVFEEDAEYPKAIYERIANIDTSNFDVISFLSADNRQYLVRNDGCETQFEVERLRDKKWVMICCLCCPIYFHSRFSLVYRGVSDICSELYDEYGDTFEMVLVLKMGRDFEADESSFRHMLSGFPSSCLVVPFWDSDSRDYICCSLGFSNTPQGLFLRADERKVIWHKTLYDVSRYGVDTFPFSKEDILKKWAEEYGKSRNVQSLEQLFDCSSAENPGGANYYEKMSINQLQKKLVGVYLCFCGESIPMLQELYEVCKANNIEFEIVVVCCLSSAKNSDPKLLHDQITSALRKRNISWWVLPYKGSVSRKLVRLLNSPIEEELIIVGNEVVDFDGADFIRQFKKLQNLREDSSSSDGSGLLERVILEFKSRYRV
- the LOC141592645 gene encoding uncharacterized protein LOC141592645, whose protein sequence is MIMKLSLVSSEMHDFGTFELIIFVDCFTDCDDQDTVLSDFVSSFPSFCLTPKSTRRLGGPTMPLACYPHGLLVNRAKTVEWHKPLDFLFKYGVDAFPFTSEWLSLISQREETGMSCKSWRSLYNFLCSMPLTFPSYSTSLSKNPGGGPGEVTIFHLYDKCVGLYLCQTGNLIPTLDNVHKNCCELGLQFEIILVYMPFRYDGDPQSFQDFINCTLKERNISWWVFPFTNWVSRRLSRLSHQDADDRLIIIDPKSKHVEFHGEAVIRHHGATAYPFSRELLVNKEVERLREVTLESLLVYRSLDYVLWMGSGFTHRVPVAALQGKTVFLYLHCAEDHSRICFDKLFSYCQMKALDPNFDMVFVGLDTSSIPDGGHSCEMPWLVYPWDPNHSNFVTRTIFGKGDKCSTIIAFGKDGRISSLCALRLVCASCPDFPLSNNLHNEISAELAGSKVVHAFPSNLSKHSIESRNHVKALFPLLGEEHFFPGLPVRGRTKPSEMHDFYDCVDYDERRQYLASKTDYIAVNEEYAQYPKAIFDRIANIDTSNFDVISFLSADNRQYLVRNDVCKSRFEVERLRDKKWVMICCLSCPLYFHSNFSLVYRGVSDICSELYDEYCDAFEMVLVFKMSRDFEADESSFIHMLSGFPSLCLVVPFWDSESRDFICCSLGFSSSPQGLFLRADERKVIWHRTLHDMKRYGVDTFPFSKEDILKKNSEEYGKSRNVQSLEQLFDCSSAENPGGANYYEKMSINQLQKKLVGVYVCLCGESIPMLQELYEVCKASNIEFEIVVVCCLFSAKNSDPEVFQKHITSALRKRNISWWVLPYKGSVSRKLVRLLRSPIEEELIIVGNGVVDPHGAYFIRQFGKREKMRRVSSSSDGSGHLESVILEFKSRYRV